One stretch of Salarias fasciatus chromosome 19, fSalaFa1.1, whole genome shotgun sequence DNA includes these proteins:
- the rab3gap2 gene encoding rab3 GTPase-activating protein non-catalytic subunit isoform X3 — MSCSLLEFCRLQELKTVRDFLFQSQKPDPAEERSQTENELTWDTSDWESAWDNHENKDEESSSTAPVEEEVTEQNGPWLQDCVVSLSPCSDLLVVAREHKAAFLSAKWRTDDSGREEMTLAVSWTGTLSTEEGECVMSSICIPLASQKRSSTGRPDWTCVVVGFTSGYVRFYTESGVLLLAQLLHEDPVLRLKCRTYEIPRHPGVTEQPEELSILYPAALVTIDGFSLFQSLRACRNQVARAAAAGSDVIQPPPLAYKKWGLQEMDNIVDHSSVGIMTLCVFDQMKNASVLGGFNASVKGSPPAMSQYVTVGAGPFTGFYYAVEGSSQPLLSHVAMAVASKLTSALFSAASGWLGWNKNKSEDEALQKQKPKVEPATPLGIRFGLPDSRRHGESICLSPCNTLAGVTDDFGRVTLLDLARGIAIRMWKGYRDAQLGWLQVPEERGDREFSPSVSLPKRHALFLVIYAPRRGILEVWAMQQGPRVGAFTVGKHCRLLYAGYRLMGVNSVTSQGWQLHTQQVCLLDPTTGALRTVSVPFHLALSDKKCERAKDMHLMKRLTAVLKSRDVEPDVLENEARSILLDIKHPAIKKQALESLLSTKNAPVSCLMNITRALNDTLKQQDPNGVDTALVQLCSSQLKLLQLYSDIQQLHSAAETQDEPENDSLEGMADELSRVGPTLQRYAQLTSRPSVSFAQDSPDSPLPAQAFLSQLECTEDGELKVIRRSETEWNQLGNFMFWGCLCGKSSLHKVCDTLQQAGISPQQLLTLLLSVWLQREKEVLQKPEETVRNLHSLLVALSNMKGAVEESWDPQSISPWWQQVRCTCIQSHNAAAALLAALVAHRAAKASITSRADSKLQSEWEAVSLELEQWVVCVRQLENVLVLQTLLLVPPPQGAAGGAPAQCSIKALLEGGTGGIADSVSKWVFRQNMSPERLKEILQTREGEEAGDRQEQRGGGGGGGGEGDEEKEKSQDTSDRAAELLVAVCHRFPHSLSPDLLFAHCCWEYVVQWNKDPEEGRHLLWAVEHLKLVSSPHIQLGISTMMWSTFIVKRFSAAAFLTEKVGKAPKDRLCRRDVGMGDKAMTSFLCCCVQLLQILMEVDSAVEEVAAPELSVEEAWSGAEGPASIAELALEQRGVHYPLVQHHCLLATLMHAAMTFSLKVKPLSLFDSKGKNAFFRDLTTIQLMPSGDMDPSLVLLRQEFLMRVLTGWVQAIDDPSAPASAPPSTGPRADWWPSLCLDLGPLLQVNPDILRRHLVCELYNQGLDLRAEEVMLEVEDKDVLGSQLLVLTGQRLSYSLLHSQTQTQTAMELLARLPPTLCTWLKAMDPSELRCPLVPLRQTSRLVGRLIEMLPENHAQYSLALHLLEAVDVLTTED; from the exons atgtcctgcagcctgttggAGTTCTGTAGGCTCCAGGAGCTGAAGACCGTCCGGGACTTCTTGTTCCAGAGCCAGAAACCGGACCCGGCGGAGGAGAGGAGTCAGACAG AGAACGAGCTTACCTGGGACACCTCTGACTGGGAGTCGGCATGGGAtaatcatgaaaacaaagatgAGGAATCTTCCTCCACAGCACCG GTGGAAGAGGAGGTCACGGAGCAGAATGGACCCTGGCTGCAGGACTGTGTTGTGTCGCTGTCTCCCTGCTCCGACCTGCTGGTGGTGGCTCGCGAACACAAGGCAGCGTTTCTCTCAG CTAAGTGGCGCACAGATGACAGCGGCAGGGAGGAAATGACTCTGGCGGTGTCTTGGACTGGAACCCTCAGCACTGAAGAGGG agagtgtgtgatgAGCTCCATCTGCATTCCTCTGGCAAGCCAAAAGAG AAGCTCCACAGGGCGGCCTGACTGGACATGTGTAGTGGTGGGGTTCACGTCCGGCTATGTCCGCTTCTACACAGAG AGCGGCGTCCTCCTCCTGGCCCAGCTGCTGCATGAGGACCCTGTGCTGAGGCTCAAGTGCCGGACTTATGAGATTCCTCGTCACCCTGGAGTGACTGAGCAG CCTGAAGAGCTGAGCATCCTGTACCCTGCAGCTCTGGTCACCATCGACGGCTTCAGTCTGTTTCAGTCTCTGCGTGCCTGCAGGAACCAGGTGGCAAGAG ctgcagcagcaggaagcgatGTGATCCAGCCGCCTCCTCTGGCCTATAAGAAATGGGGCCTGCAGGAAATGGACAACATCGTGGACCACAGCAGTGTGG GCATCAtgacactgtgtgtttttgaccaAATGAAGAATGCGTCCGTCCTCGGGGGGTTCAATGCTTCAGTCAAGGGCAGCCCTCCCGCCATGAGCCAGTATGTCACTGTAGGAGCCGGCCCGTTTACCGGCTTTTACTACGCTGTGGAG gGGAGCTCCCAGCCGCTCCTGTCTCACGTGGCCATGGCTGTGGCCAGTAAACTCACCTCAGCCCTCTTCAGTGCAGCCAG TGGATGGTTGGGATGGAATAAGAACAAGAGCGAAGACGAGGCCCTTCAAAAACAGAAGCCCAAGGTGGAGCCTGCCACTCCGTTAGGGATCAG ATTTGGTCTCCCAGACTCTCGGCGCCACGGCGAGTCGATATGCTTGTCTCCGTGCAACACGCTGGCCGGAGTGACGGACGACTTCGGTCGAGTCACGCTGCTGGACTTGGCGAGGGGCATCGCCATCCGCATGTGGAAGG GTTACAGAGACGCTCAGCTGGGCTGGCTGCAGGTTCCAGAGGAGCGAGGAGATCGAGAGTTCTCCCCCTCGGTGTCGCTCCCCAAGCGCCACGCTCTGTTCCTCGTCATCTACGCCCCCCGCAGGGGAATCCTGGAGGTGTGGGCCATGCAGCAGGGCCCCCGGGTTGGAGCGTTCACTGTGGGAAAGCACTGCAG gctgctgtaTGCAGGCTACCGTCTGATGGGGGTGAACAGTGTGACCAGTCAGGGCTGGCAgctccacacacagcaggtgtgtctgctgGATCCCACCACCGGAGCGCTGAGGACCGTGAGCGTGCCCTTCCACCTCGCCCTCAG tGACAAGAAGTGTGAACGAGCCAAAGACATGCACCTGATGAAGAGGCTCACTGCCGTCCTGAAGAGCAGAGACGTGGAGCCCG ATGTTTTGGAGAATGAAGCCCGAAGCATCCTGCTGGATATCAAGCACCCCGCCATTAAGAAGCAG GCTTTGGAGTCTCTGCTCTCAACCAAGAACGCTCCCGTCTCGTGTCTTATGAATATCACCCGTGCCTTAAACGACACTTTAAAGCAACAAG ATCCTAACGGAGTGGACACTGCGCTagtccagctctgctcctctcagctCAAACTGCTTCAGCTCTACAGCGACATCCAGCAGCTGCACTCCGCCGCAGAAACGCAGGACGAGCCTGAAAAC GACTCTCTGGAAGGCATGGCGGATGAGTTGTCCCGCGTCGGACCCACGTTGCAGCGCTACGCCCAGCTCACCTCCAGACCCAGCGTCTCCTTCGCCCAGGACTCGCCCGACTCGCCGCTGCCGGCACAAGCTTTCCTCTCCCAGCTGGAGTGCACGGAGGACGGGGAGCTGAAGGTGATTCGCCGGTCTGAAACGGAATGGAACCAGCTAG GAAACTTTATGTTCTGGGGATGTCTGTGTGGGAAAAGCTCGCTGCATAAAGTGTGTGACACACTACAACAGGCTGGCATCAgtccacagcagctgctg ACGTTGTTGCTGAGCGTCTGGCTGCAAAGGGAGAAGGAGGTGCTGCAGAAACCAGAAGAAACCGTTAGAAATTTACACTCACTACTCGTTGCTCTCAGCAACATGAAag GCGCAGTGGAGGAGTCTTGGGACCCGCAGTCTATCTCCCCCTGGTGGCAGCAGGTTCGTTGCACGTGTATCCAGTCCCacaacgccgccgccgcgctgctggCCGCCCTGGTCGCTCACCGTGCGGCGAAGGCCAGCATCACCAGCCGGGCCGACAGCAAG ctgCAGTCAGAGTGGGAGGCCGTGTCTTTGGAGCTGGAGCAGTGGGTGGTGTGTGTCCGTCAGCTGGAGAACGTCCTGGTGCTGCAGACTCTCCTgttggtgcctccacctcagggtgcagcagggggcgctccagCCCAGTGCTCCATCAAGGCTCTGCTTGAGGGAGGCACAG GAGGAATCGCCGACAGCGTCTCCAAGTGGGTGTTCAGGCAAAACATGAGCCCCGAGCGCCTGAAGGAAATCCTGCAGACGAGAGAAGGCGAGGAAGCAGGGGACAgacaggagcagagaggaggaggaggaggaggaggaggagagggggatgaggagaaggagaagagccAGGACACCTCCGACAGAGCAGCAG AGCTGTTGGTGGCCGTGTGTCACAGATTCCCACACTCCCTCTCTCCCGACCTGCTCTTCGCTCACTGCTGCTGGGAGTACGTGGTGCAGTGGAACAAAGACCCAGAG GAGGGTCGGCATCTGCTGTGGGCCGTGGAGcatttaaagctggtgtccagTCCTCATATACAGCTGG GTATTTCCACAATGATGTGGAGCACCTTCATAGTGAAGCGCTTCTCCGCAGCGGCCTTCCTCACCGAGAAG GTGGGGAAAGCACCCAAAGATCGCTTATGTCGACGG GACGTGGGGATGGGGGACAAAGCCATGACGTCGTTCCTGTGCTGCtgcgtccagctgctgcagatccTCATGGAG GTGGACTCCgcggtggaggaggtggcggcTCCGGAGCTGTCCGTGGAGGAGGCGTGGTCTGGAGCCGAAGGCCCCGCCTCCATAGCGGAGCTGGCCCTGGAGCAGCGAGGCGTCCACTACCCCCTGGTCCAGCACCACTGCCTCTTAGCCACCCTGATGCACGCCGCCATGACCTTCAGCCTCAAGGTCAAACCGCTCAGCCTGTTTGACAGCAAG GGTAAGAACGCTTTCTTCAGAGACCTGACGACCATCCAGCTGATGCCCAGTGGAGACATGGACCCCAGCCTGGTCTTACTACGTCAGGAG TTCCTCATGCGGGTGCTCACGGGCTGGGTGCAGGCCATAGATGACCCGTCGGCGCCTGCGTCCGCTCCCCCCTCCACCGGACCCAGGGCCGACTGGTGGCCCTCGCTGTGCCTGGACCTGGgccccctgctgcaggtcaACCCAGACATCCTGCGGCGGCACCTCGTCTGCGAGCTCTACAACCAGGGCCTGGACCTGCGCGCCGAAGAG GtgatgctggaggtggaggataaGGACGTTCTGGGCTCGCAGCTCTTGGTGCTGACCGGACAGAGGCTGAGCTACTCCCTGCTGCACAGCCAGACTCAGACGCAGACCGCCATGGAGCTGCTGGCCCGCCTGCCGCCCACGCTCTGCACGTGGCTCAAGGCCATG GACCCCAGCGAGCTGCGCTGCCCCCTGGTCCCTCTGCGCCAGACCAGCCGGCTGGTGGGCCGCCTCATCGAGATGCTGCCGGAGAACCACGCGCAGTACAGCCTGGCCCTGCACCTGCTGGAGGCCGTGGACGTTCTCACCACCGAGGACTGA